Proteins from a genomic interval of Rosa chinensis cultivar Old Blush chromosome 2, RchiOBHm-V2, whole genome shotgun sequence:
- the LOC112184814 gene encoding auxin-responsive protein SAUR50 produces MVTPTSKSSKTIRQAIQLKQVMKLWKAISVNGKSNPTPSGFLPVYVGWYRIRFLIPTRFLKYPIFVALLDKSGEEFGFKISGGIVLPCDVEFFKEILNLLQKNEKRYGGLELDQFLKKISEVSTHFDSSTCKKEDGNAYGQFVDGHREPLMEKA; encoded by the coding sequence ATGGTAACCCCCACAAGCAAAAGTTCCAAAACAATCCGGCAAGCCATCCAACTCAAACAAGTGATGAAGCTCTGGAAGGCCATAAGCGTCAATGGCAAATCCAACCCCACTCCCTCTGGCTTTCTTCCTGTTTATGTTGGATGGTACCGAATCCGGTTCTTGATTCCTACCCGATTCCTCAAATATCCGATATTTGTGGCTCTTCTTGACAAATCCGGAGAGGAATTTGGGTTCAAGATCAGTGGAGGGATAGTGTTGCCATGTGATGTTGAGTTCTTCAAAGAAATACTCAATTTGCTTCAGAAGAATGAGAAGAGGTACGGTGGCTTAGAGCTTGATCAGTTCCTGAAGAAAATTTCTGAGGTGAGTACTCATTTTGATTCCTCTACCTGCAAGAAGGAAGATGGCAATGCTTATGGTCAATTTGTTGATGGACATAGAGAACCTTTGATGGAGAAAGCATAA